The segment CTGATGGCTTAAAACATCTGCTCATTTTGCACCTTTTGACACTGTGCACCTAAACttcataaatctttttttttttttttctctactggtttggcttttctttcctcttggGGTCGTGTACAGGAGTTGTTTGATGGTATTTTTTGCTCCTGCACTGGCTATTTCTTTAAGTGTAACAGCCTGGGTGTGGATTATTTTTCTGATTTCCTGCTCATTGCCGTCCATTACAACCACGGTGACCCATTGGCCCCTGAGTCACTcttttattttatgcttatcTCTATAAAAAGCATGAGTGGATGAAATTCTTGCAGTACCTTGCAATATCTCATTGGCCTTGTAGTGTAGATTCCTAGGCCTTATTAATTAATGTCTTCATGGACTATTTACCTCCAAAAATTATTAATAAACTGATATAGATGCTCTGATGACACGTGTGTGTAACATAACAGTCCATAACAGTCAATCCATTAATATCAGAGAGTTTTTGTAAATGGACAGAAATATATCAGCTCTGTCCAGGCTAtatttgggagagagagagagatgtgagtaACAGAGACCAGCTACTTGACTCCTCCGTCTTCTTGCTTCTGCTCCTTATCTGGAGATCACCAACAAGGATTTTCGCCATGTCGGCTTCTCAGTGCATCACTGATGAACTTATTGATTGAAAATCACTGCAGCTAGACCTCAGTGTCTGTTCGTGACCAGATGATTCTCAGTTCCTTCTCAGGTTGACCTCCAGAAGACCCAGTCAAATGGGTGACCAAAATACCTGGTGGTGTTTTGGTGGCTGAAAATATAACCAGAGGAGAGCTTAAATggcaaacacactgaacacatgcacagacaccaCAGTGAGGTTGTAATCTCTGCCTCACATGGCTTTAATCCTTataaatattgaatatttgATGACTTTCTCACTGATGGAGCATGACACCTGGGCCGCCTGCCCTCTTCCAGCTCTGCCCACCCACAGGAGGGACTTGTTCTTACGTGTGGTCCTTACCACAGGAGAAACATCTAAGCAGCCAAGCAGCAACACTGTCATGGCTCTGAATGGTGCTCTGCATACAGACCCTTTATGTATGTTTACCATGAGCTACgcatgatttgatttttatgagTCACTATTACTCTCATTCAAATCACTCAGAATATAGAAAATGGGTTGCAGAGGATGCAACGattaaaagtgtttgtgtgtgtgtgtgtgtgtatgcaagcaTGCTgttgtatctgttttttttttttttttttttttttttttttcaatctgacTGCTGCTTTCCTAGCAGGGACCATAATGATGGTTGTCAGCAGTGGCTGGTTGCTAGGTAACAATTACCTGACTGTGCTTTGCTTGCACTGAATTAcacagagggctgtgtgtgtgtgtgtgtgtgtgtgtgtgtgtgtgtgtgtgtgtgtgtgtgtgtgtgtgtgtgtgtgtgtgtgtctagggaaacggaaaaatacagcaaagtaGACTGCCAACCAGTCTTTCGACTACTGGACAAAAATGCTTCACACCAGAATCAGATTCATGACAACAACATGAGCTGCATGATACCAGtttctgggtgtgtgtgatttagcaccctcctgttttctttttaattgttgtgtttcagtgaagctcttttttttggttgtgtAGTCTGTATTTCATTCTGAGTGTAGTCTGTATTTCATTCTgacagaagattttttttttgtgacacacATTATTGATACAATATTAGATATTATCAGGTGTGTATTGTTCTGTACTGGGACACAGATACCACACCTCATCAGCACTTTTGCATACATATAAACATGAAGTGTTTATCATAGTGTCTGTAACTTAATGGGAGGTGAAGCCGGTGAATGGGCTCATTTGACAGATGATGGCATGAAGGTCTGTCTGCACCACAGGGTCTGAACTAAGGACAGATGACATTTGTCCCTCTTCAGCTTCTAAACTGTTGTTTCTGATCAGTAATGtttagataataaaaaaaaaagcaactacCCCAATCAATATTTCTAAATAAATCTAGATCGCGAATCATATTTCTAAATAAACTACAGTTATCCAGTAGCCGACTGACCTTGCCATCCCAAAACACAGCGCCAGAAGTCTTTCGCTGTGATCAGGGCCCTGCAGGACATCATGCCAGCTCCCCTAAGAATAGCTTGCCAGCTCCCCAGACTATGGATGATATATTTGGAGATCATTAAATGGTCCTAAATGAGACCCTGGCGTGAGAGCGAGCTCTGACCATCTGGCCCCATTGTGACTGCCGGGACTCCGTTCAAACTCGGCCAGCAGCATCAGCTCCTCTGATTGGATAGATGCTGCCTGTGTCTAGGAGcctgagccaatcagagactCCTTTAATCAATTACCtcagtctgcctctgtctctttgtaTCTCTCCGCATTAAACATACTGTCACAAACGGTGTCTCTCCCCATTTACTCAGAATTTAATGATATGGCACATTTGATATGAAAATTGTAACATATTATGGGTGACATTAACAGTGCTGTGATCTAATCAGTAAACAtctgtttcttttcctccaACACTGATAAATCGCTTAcactttttcagtttcaaaGGGTAATGGAAATGTCACAGCCTTTCATGGCCTTATCTTTGGTCAAAGGCAGGCATTGCTATAGTGAACTGGGTTTACTGAATATTTTGTGTCTGTCCGCTGTCTCCAGGTCACAAGCTGAACAAGGACCTGAAGCACTTCCTGAGCCTGAGGTTTCAAAAGTCTTCCCCAGACCATGAGCTGCAGCAGACCATCCGAGCCAATCTGTATCGCCATGCTGTGCCTTGTGagtgacagtaataataatgtgatttttttttattattttatattgataTTCTACTGTTGCCCCCCTCTTCCTTCATCCACTATACAGGGTCAGCTGCAGACATGGAGCTGGTGGGTATTCATTgtcctgctcaaagacacttaaGCAGGGCAGATGCTCACCAACACAGGCTTCTATGCCATCTGGCTGAAGAATGTTCTTTCTCATCATTTCTTCATCAATACCCTCATGACCCACTTTCTTTAGCGTCCTGCCCAACTGTTAAAGCTGAAATCCATTTTGCATGTTGATGCTCCAAAGCGGCAAACTACAGCAAAGATAAGGGAGCATCTCATGTTGAGCAGAGTGAAAATGCTAAGCTGGTTTTCTGTCCAAATTACGCGGGTAAGGTATTACCAGGGTAACTTTTCAAGGAACTTAAAAAGGTTCCTTCAGCCCGTTGCTGTCTGCGTTTCCACCATGGTCTAAACACTGATGTATGAAACAGCAACAGCTGTTTAACCCATAATTTTTACAACCGTGAAGCATCAGGTTATTAAAGCTGTTTTAACCTTTTTGTTGACACATTACTGACACTTTTCTCTGGTGAGCAGCCTTGCTTTTACTTGTCAACGGGAGAAAAGCagagtccagctgtgtgtgtgtgtgtgtgtgtgtgtgtgtgtgtgcaggagagaaATGCAGTGGAGGAAAGGAAACTAAGCTCTCTCTCCACCGTAAATCATCTGTTGAGTCACGTTTATTAATTTGTGCTTTAGAACATAACCACCATCAAACAGTCAGTGTACATGAAGTGTACACAAGTTGAAGCAGCCACACTGtgtgtttgaccaatcagaaatgTTGCAAGCCCTCAAAAATGTCCCCAGAACCACATTTTGCCCCTGGTCCCCACGGTCCAAATGCAGACAGTTCATTGGAAGGTTCCCAGTCGCAGCGGAAAGTTACTGTGGTCAAAATGGGCTTTTACTTACTGTAGAACTGaaatttgaaagtaaaatagCATGGCAGATTATTATCTGTGTGGTGCTAGCTAAACTATCTGTAGCCAGCACAAGTGTCTGTAGTTATCTGAGATTGCAAATGGAGCAGTTGTGGTTCATTAATCATGTTTACAGTGTAACATCTCACTTTATTGGCACTGTCAATCAGGACTGGGCAACCCAACAAGCCAAATGTTACTGTGAGCATTTCTCAGTAGTTCTACATACTCCACCATACACATGGATATCATAAtaagtaatttaatttcatcttAAAGCTGGAATATCTTATTTTAAACTTCAAACTTATATTGCACACCTTTTCATCATGAAATTATTCTAATGAGATTACATTGTCAGTGTTCTCTGCTTGTAATGAGAGAAACAAACACCTAAAACCTGTAGATTTATGTGTGGCCGCCCATTTAAGCCACTTGAGTCTTAAAGGATGATTCCGATATTTTTCAACCTAGGCCCGGTTTCTTTTTCACCTTTTGGGGTTCAAATGACTGATAGGGACACAAATTTTTGGAATTGGTCCAGTATTGAGCTAGATTGCTTCATCCAGCTGCCGCGAAACgggctgcaatgtaatcacaCGCGGCATTTgcaaccatcaaattacatgcaccaaaagtgcttgtttttccactgacagcttcagattgttattattattaatgtctgacaacattatgggAAGGATCTCTACAGAgataggcatttttttttatttatttattttttttacatttaataacATTACCCCCACTTCAGGTCTCTCCACTCTCAGAACAGGAGTTAAGGTAAAAGTGCTTTGGTGTAGGAGTTCTCCTGCTCTTTGGCTGGCAGTTGTAATCCCAGTCAAATGGTCTGATGGTCTGCAAGGCACAGGATACAGACAGGAGTGTTTGGATCCTTTTTTGACACAACTAGCCACGACTTCATTGTGTCTCTATCCAGCAAGAGCAGTCCGCTGCACAAAGTGTGACACATCATTTTGTCGCCACAATTTGGAGttgtgcaaacacaaactattgttttttaaaaaatattttaattaacaCTAAGCCATGCTTTCTGtactccaaaacaacaaactcatcCCGGTGAGTCCCCTCACTTGTCTCCACCATTGTCTTCCTGCAACAACTCACCTCATGCAATGTCACagttgccccttttccaccagaaagaacctggtgctagttcggagctggtgctagagccgttgcttaactggtgccaacgaagaaccggtttgcttttccaccggccaagagccaagtggagctaagtcagagccacgtcatgacgtcatcggaaAAACGTGATGACatgggtgcgcgagacgctcacttggaatcacaacaacgaacatggacgacccactgtagaatcacaataaccatcatgaatgaatgaatgaatgatactttattaatccgttgcgggaaattacattgtcacggcagcttcatcacttcaacacacataaaactgcacactcatacaatccagtggctgcagcgtctctgtctctgtccgcccgtcctgtcctgaagccggtgaaactgagcagtgagtcggggatgatgttcatgagccgcgtctcagtcaaacatataacgctgctttcccgatacagtttctggccctgGGTGCAGcaggatttattagcgatgcaaatactgctcgtgtctttacaagcctacatttcaatacagaggcgaaaaacacaattattgccggctacctgtcggattcgtgatcggaacgaatgacaactatgtttagttataaaacgggtgcttctcatccttaaatgtaatttgctgagccacgttccatgccgttgtaaaatcagtataacccacggcttcttggggattattgtttatgtttatagcgttcgcagttcctgttttgttttgtaaccccgcccaccaatgacacggtgggccgcgtcatcagttctttctctggctcctgtttagcccctgctcggagtcggtgcttgcctagcaccagtttggaaccagtttggcaccagtttggcccctgcttgggcggtggaaaaccaaaaaactggtgctaagtcaggcaccggctccgaaccagccctgttGGAAAAGGGGTAAGTGATACTTGTCTGTGAGCTAGACCTCTGTCAAGGTGGTATATGCctcatgtctgtctctgtaggTACCTTCCCATAATGTTGTCAGGCTCTCATAGTAACAATCTGAACATGTCAGTGGTAAAACAAGCACTTACAGTGAACGTAATTTGATGCGTATGATTACATTGCTGTCTGCTTCATGGCAGCCGGTTGAAGCAATATAGCTCAATACTGGACCATTTCTCAAATTTTTTGCCCTGTGAATCATTTGAACCCCAATGGGTGGAAGAAGAGGGCTTATgttgaaaaatactggaattatcctttaactgTGGCGGACGACCAGCTGTACAGCTGTTTCGTACAGCCACGAAATGCTCGGCTCGAGCCAAACATCCAGCACCGTGCCAGAACCGACAACTGGGACTTGCTACGTCAGAAACATCTGCATCTGTGATTGGCCGATACACTGCAGCTCTATTCAGTTCattttgctgtgctgtgatAATGTCATGCATCCATTTCAAAAAACGTTTACTTGAGTTGCAATGGCCCTGTGGTCAGAGGCTTAAAGTCTTTGCAGTGCATCTTCTTCAAGATATGATaggagagtttgtgtgtgtgcatgtgtgtgtgtgtgtgtgtgtgtgtgtgtgtatggtgtttCCACATAAGTAATTGTTTTGACTATCACACATATTGCATAGACATGatttaatcttaaaaaaaaaagagagatcaTCATTCCCATCACACAACACTAAGTGCtgatgttaattaatgtgcgTTGTCCCttcttaaataaatacagataatacacataaacataaacctcTTCCTGTATGTGTAAACTAGGGCTTggctgtttgtatgtgtgtgggtctATGCATGTGCTTCAGTGCAGCTTTGCATCGCTGTGCCCCCAAATTGAATGTGGTTTCTAGGctagattaattttttttccacaattttcctccctcctttctctttctctcctctttccttttttgctcTCACTGTCAATCTCTGGCTGTTTGTCCTCCTCTTGCTCTCAGCCATGTGACCGGTAAATCCGTCTCTCTGAGCCTCCCCCGGTGGCCTGCCTGGGATTATGATGTTCTGATATATTGAAAATAGATTCCTGCCTGATTATGTGATGAACATGTTGGGCTCTAGCAAAGATCACAGGCCAGTGGGCAGACCACTGAGCCCAGAGGACAACCAGTGCGGAGATTCAGACTGAACATTGCCAACagactgtaaaagaaaaaaaataaacagtaaactTAAACACCGGGTGACAGTATTGCGAGGCAGGGTGATTGAGAGGTTACCGTTGAAAAAGACTCAGTGGAGCCTCGCAATTGAGTTGTCTCGAACACTAACAGGATAATCCTTTAAATTGTCGCCAGTGCACGTGTTGTTATTTCAATCAACAAGCGCTTGTGTTAAAGTGTGGAAGTCACCTCAGCACATTCATAGAGCTAGATTTGTCCTTGCTAAGTCAATAATTGGAAATAGTGGCTCTTTCTGGGTTatatcttaaataaataaaaaattaaaaattaaaaaaataaaaaatgccgcgtcactgaaaaaaaaaaaaaaaaaacatgggattGGAGAATCAACTCTGCCCACTTTAACTGGTGGTAAAAATGTACTGTGAGGCTTGATGTTCATTTTGAAGTTTGACGTGCATATcttttcaagtgaattttcttgttatttctgTAGGTCGGTAATTTAAAACTATTATTATGCTCAATACAATAGATCCCAATACAGTCATGGTCAGGTGGGAAATGTTTCTAaagtgtatctctctctctctctttcattctctcttcctgtttcgCCTTTTCTCTGTGACCTACTATTACTGCCACCTCCTGTttattgtctctgtctcacacacacacactcacacacacatgcaaatagtTTCTTGGCATGACACGGCAGAATGACA is part of the Myripristis murdjan chromosome 7, fMyrMur1.1, whole genome shotgun sequence genome and harbors:
- the LOC115362606 gene encoding membrane-associated guanylate kinase, WW and PDZ domain-containing protein 1-like, which translates into the protein MSKVIQKKNHWITKVNECAVRRDARGELNVELCGGAENGEFPYIGQVREDAVLYQSGKLYDKELLLEVEGLSVAGLPLYDILTLMNSCKGPIRLKTVRQGHKLNKDLKHFLSLRFQKSSPDHELQQTIRANLYRHAVPWSAADMELVGIHCPAQRHLSRADAHQHRLLCHLAEECSFSSFLHQYPHDPLSLASCPTVKAEIHFAC